From the genome of Streptomyces sp. NBC_01341, one region includes:
- a CDS encoding ATP-binding protein, with amino-acid sequence MKPSRPLYEREPELAAAAQAVDALCGGQAAGGLLVFSGEAGIGKTALLTEIQTMAGDRCTIWSARGGETVTSVPFHVVRQLLQPALDRFPADETRALFGDWFEITAPALGLTEPSGPQPDPQGVRDGLDYVVSRLASRLSHRPLLLIVDDAHWADGESLAWLAGFTARLSELPVLVIQAHRPQELADRNADWAIDRTPENGGVSGHPTMIRVALRALTPDATAELVRAGLGDHADDPFCREVWAVTGGNPYEAVELVAKAQDRELPPVEESAGMLRELGASARGSGLVARLERLGTNANRFAWAAAVLGTEISQELAATLAGMSSAEAADCTARLRDARIVSGFDPLEFVHPLIASAVYRSIPPATRTAMHGRAAWAITQAGLGAAAASRHLLEVHPDDDQELVSQLREAARQHLAVGAPEAARRCLERALEEPPRPHDRAALLYELGCATLLSSPATTVQYLRAALDTPGLDGTLRIDATFRLASALSHNNQLKEAALSLAAEASRTAPGPGLMRLQAAHFLWEGMQATEDDGPARSARLARNADHLKGRDNAERALLTLRAFDSMLRGENAQVVVDFCERALVDGRPARGLGWTDSEWGFELPAMVGITYAFTDQLDRAEELFAEAVRAFEISGWSGAHLAFAHTLLGLVHRRRGRLAEAEGFLREGLRLADRAGSGLPVHWDAACLLVDTLVARGRTAEARLVADRYDFGPPYPSAMVLPDAPCVRGRLLLAEGRTKEAVAELEAAGAALEPRGRFNGVWAPWAGDLARALADTDPVRAAQLATRARVHAERFGTDTAMGEALRCVALFAPPEEATALLADSVRHLEASSSAYEHAMARFEYGVAIRSQREVARAQKLAVACGAEGLATRAQQVRTSMRSSE; translated from the coding sequence ATGAAGCCGTCCCGGCCGTTGTACGAGCGCGAACCGGAACTCGCCGCAGCCGCACAGGCGGTGGACGCCCTCTGCGGGGGCCAAGCGGCAGGCGGGCTACTGGTGTTCAGTGGCGAAGCCGGCATCGGCAAGACCGCGCTGCTCACCGAGATCCAGACCATGGCCGGCGACCGCTGCACCATCTGGTCGGCGCGCGGCGGCGAGACGGTGACATCCGTGCCGTTCCACGTCGTGCGCCAGCTCCTGCAGCCCGCCCTGGACCGCTTTCCCGCCGACGAGACCCGCGCCCTCTTCGGCGACTGGTTCGAGATCACCGCACCGGCACTCGGCCTGACCGAGCCGAGTGGCCCGCAGCCCGACCCGCAGGGCGTCAGGGACGGCCTCGACTACGTGGTGTCCAGGCTCGCGTCCCGCCTCAGCCACCGGCCGTTACTCCTCATAGTGGACGACGCGCACTGGGCGGACGGCGAATCCCTCGCCTGGCTCGCCGGCTTCACCGCGCGGCTCTCCGAACTGCCCGTACTGGTCATCCAGGCGCACCGGCCCCAGGAGCTCGCGGACCGCAACGCCGACTGGGCCATCGACCGGACCCCGGAGAACGGCGGGGTCTCCGGCCACCCCACGATGATCAGGGTGGCCCTCCGCGCCCTCACCCCCGACGCCACCGCCGAACTGGTGCGGGCCGGACTGGGTGACCACGCCGACGACCCCTTCTGCCGCGAGGTCTGGGCCGTCACCGGGGGCAACCCCTACGAAGCGGTCGAACTCGTCGCCAAGGCGCAGGACCGTGAGCTCCCGCCGGTCGAGGAATCCGCCGGCATGCTGCGCGAACTCGGCGCGTCCGCACGGGGCAGCGGCCTCGTCGCCCGGCTCGAACGCCTGGGCACCAACGCCAACCGCTTCGCCTGGGCGGCGGCCGTGCTAGGCACCGAGATCTCCCAGGAACTCGCCGCAACCCTGGCCGGGATGAGCTCGGCGGAGGCCGCCGACTGCACGGCCCGGCTGCGCGACGCCCGCATCGTCAGCGGATTCGACCCGCTGGAATTCGTCCACCCGCTCATCGCCAGCGCCGTGTACCGCTCCATCCCGCCCGCGACGCGCACCGCCATGCACGGACGTGCCGCCTGGGCGATCACCCAGGCGGGACTCGGTGCCGCGGCGGCCTCCCGCCATCTGCTCGAAGTCCACCCGGACGACGACCAGGAACTCGTCTCCCAACTCCGCGAGGCGGCGCGCCAGCACCTCGCGGTGGGTGCCCCCGAAGCGGCCAGGCGCTGCCTCGAGCGGGCGCTGGAGGAACCACCGCGCCCCCACGACCGGGCGGCGCTGCTCTACGAACTGGGCTGTGCCACGCTGCTGTCCTCGCCCGCCACCACGGTCCAGTACCTGCGTGCCGCACTCGACACGCCGGGACTCGACGGGACGCTCCGGATCGACGCCACGTTCCGGCTCGCCTCGGCGCTCTCCCACAACAACCAGCTCAAGGAAGCGGCTCTGTCACTGGCCGCGGAAGCCTCCCGCACGGCTCCCGGCCCCGGCCTGATGCGTCTGCAGGCCGCGCACTTCCTCTGGGAGGGCATGCAGGCCACCGAGGACGACGGCCCCGCGCGCTCGGCCCGGCTGGCCCGCAACGCCGACCACCTCAAGGGTCGCGACAACGCCGAACGGGCCCTGCTCACCCTGCGGGCCTTCGACTCCATGCTCCGCGGCGAGAACGCGCAAGTCGTCGTCGACTTCTGCGAACGCGCACTGGTCGACGGCCGCCCCGCCCGCGGGCTCGGCTGGACCGACTCCGAATGGGGCTTCGAACTCCCCGCGATGGTCGGCATCACCTACGCGTTCACCGACCAGCTCGACCGCGCCGAGGAACTCTTCGCCGAGGCGGTCCGCGCCTTCGAGATCTCCGGCTGGAGCGGCGCCCATCTCGCCTTCGCCCACACCCTCCTCGGCCTCGTGCACCGCCGCCGCGGACGGCTCGCGGAGGCGGAGGGCTTCCTGCGCGAGGGCCTGCGGCTCGCCGACCGTGCGGGCAGCGGACTGCCCGTCCACTGGGACGCCGCCTGCCTGCTCGTCGACACCCTGGTCGCCCGCGGCCGGACGGCGGAGGCGCGGCTGGTGGCCGACCGCTACGACTTCGGCCCGCCCTACCCCAGCGCCATGGTCCTGCCGGACGCACCCTGCGTACGAGGCCGCCTGCTGCTCGCCGAGGGCCGGACCAAGGAGGCCGTGGCGGAGCTGGAGGCGGCGGGAGCGGCACTGGAACCCCGGGGCCGGTTCAACGGTGTGTGGGCCCCCTGGGCCGGTGACCTCGCCCGTGCGCTCGCCGACACGGACCCGGTCCGCGCGGCCCAGCTGGCGACCCGCGCCCGCGTACACGCGGAGCGCTTCGGCACGGACACGGCGATGGGCGAGGCCCTGCGCTGTGTGGCCCTGTTCGCGCCGCCGGAGGAGGCCACCGCGCTGCTGGCCGATTCGGTGCGCCACCTCGAGGCGTCCTCATCGGCGTACGAGCACGCCATGGCCCGTTTCGAGTACGGCGTCGCCATCCGTTCCCAGCGGGAGGTCGCCCGTGCCCAGAAGCTCGCGGTGGCGTGCGGCGCGGAGGGGCTGGCGACCCGTGCCCAGCAGGTGCGGACGTCGATGCGGTCCTCGGAGTGA
- a CDS encoding hydroxyacid dehydrogenase, with protein MPSTPPAHRRPRAALAMGADAAAAVLSPDTLAALAEVCALAPLPAFDDFTTGAARAVLAETEVLVTGWGCPPIHAGVLAAAPALRAVVHTAGTVRGHVTEACWDRGIEVSSAAAANALPVAEYTVAMILLSGKRVLERARDYRATRARDAWLATPPDVGNYRRTVGILSASLIGRRVIELLRPYDLRILLHDPYVTDAEAAALGAHPVGLPALFAGSDVVSVHTPLLPATTGLVNRDLLTSMRPDAVLVNTSRGAVVDQQALTDVLRAERIRAVLDVTDPDPLPADHPLWDCDNALITPHLAGSQGNELRRLADLAVGEVARWAAGDGFAHPVRRERLAFLA; from the coding sequence ATGCCCAGCACTCCCCCCGCCCACCGCCGGCCGCGCGCCGCACTCGCCATGGGAGCCGACGCCGCCGCCGCGGTGCTCTCCCCCGACACTCTGGCAGCCCTGGCCGAGGTGTGCGCACTCGCGCCGCTGCCGGCGTTCGACGACTTCACGACCGGAGCGGCCCGTGCCGTGCTCGCGGAGACGGAGGTCCTTGTCACCGGCTGGGGCTGCCCGCCGATCCACGCCGGTGTCCTGGCCGCCGCGCCCGCGCTGCGGGCCGTCGTCCACACCGCGGGCACGGTGCGCGGCCACGTGACGGAGGCCTGCTGGGACCGGGGCATCGAGGTGTCGTCGGCCGCCGCGGCCAACGCCCTGCCGGTCGCGGAGTACACGGTCGCGATGATCCTGCTGTCCGGCAAGCGCGTCCTGGAACGGGCCCGGGACTACCGCGCCACGCGGGCACGCGACGCCTGGCTCGCCACGCCCCCGGATGTGGGCAACTACCGGCGCACGGTGGGCATTCTGTCCGCCTCGCTGATCGGCCGGCGGGTGATCGAGCTCCTGCGCCCCTACGACCTGCGGATTCTTCTGCACGACCCGTACGTCACGGACGCGGAGGCGGCCGCACTCGGCGCCCACCCCGTCGGCCTGCCCGCCCTGTTCGCCGGGAGCGACGTGGTCAGCGTCCATACCCCGCTGCTGCCCGCGACCACGGGGCTGGTGAACCGGGACCTGCTCACCTCGATGCGGCCCGACGCCGTCCTCGTCAACACCTCCCGGGGCGCGGTCGTCGACCAGCAGGCACTCACCGACGTCCTGCGGGCCGAACGGATCAGGGCGGTGCTCGACGTCACCGACCCCGACCCGCTGCCCGCGGACCATCCGCTGTGGGACTGCGACAACGCCCTGATCACCCCGCACCTCGCGGGGTCCCAGGGCAACGAACTGCGGCGGCTGGCCGACCTGGCCGTCGGTGAGGTCGCCCGCTGGGCGGCGGGCGACGGCTTCGCCCATCCCGTACGACGCGAAAGGCTGGCGTTCCTCGCATGA
- a CDS encoding FAD-dependent oxidoreductase — protein sequence MVTGEDCGSRNSTVTTATHATAIQPIGFDQRPAGVYTTGELQQAVHLYGQRIGTRAVVVGDDPVGYAAAGTLRVAGVQVVAVVTDRREPRLRPRGRVPLLTGATVTGLRGRSRLSGVELRHQDGRTTTLSCDTVVLTGDFVPDHELARRGGLVLDPGTRGPAYDAAFRTSRPGVFAAGNLLHAVERAGFAAEEGRAVAVPVLHRLLGTEEPGGQGPSLVVDAPLRWIAPNMAGTVGVRPPRERFLLRAARPLARPVLVVTQDGRELHRQRKLSATGPGRSLHLAAGWLDRVDPHGSAVRITAL from the coding sequence ATGGTCACCGGCGAGGACTGCGGCAGCAGGAACAGCACGGTCACGACCGCCACCCATGCCACGGCGATCCAGCCGATCGGCTTCGACCAGCGGCCGGCCGGCGTCTACACCACCGGCGAACTCCAGCAGGCGGTCCATCTCTACGGGCAGCGCATCGGCACCCGCGCCGTCGTCGTCGGCGACGACCCGGTCGGGTACGCGGCGGCCGGCACGCTGCGCGTCGCCGGCGTCCAGGTCGTCGCCGTCGTCACCGACCGGCGGGAGCCGCGGCTCCGCCCGCGCGGGCGCGTCCCGCTGCTCACCGGCGCGACCGTCACCGGTCTGCGCGGCAGGAGCCGGCTGTCCGGGGTGGAACTGCGCCACCAGGACGGCCGTACCACCACCCTGAGCTGCGACACCGTGGTCCTGACCGGCGACTTCGTCCCCGACCACGAACTGGCCCGCCGGGGCGGCCTGGTACTGGACCCCGGCACCCGCGGACCCGCCTACGACGCCGCGTTCCGCACCTCGCGGCCGGGTGTCTTCGCGGCCGGGAACCTGCTCCACGCCGTCGAGCGCGCCGGGTTCGCCGCCGAGGAGGGCCGGGCCGTCGCCGTTCCCGTGCTCCACCGTCTGCTCGGCACCGAGGAACCCGGCGGACAGGGGCCGTCGCTCGTCGTGGACGCACCGCTGCGGTGGATCGCGCCGAACATGGCCGGGACGGTGGGGGTACGCCCGCCCCGGGAGCGGTTCCTGCTCCGTGCCGCCCGGCCGTTGGCCCGGCCGGTGCTCGTCGTGACCCAGGACGGACGCGAACTCCACCGGCAGCGGAAGCTGTCGGCCACCGGGCCCGGCCGGTCCCTGCACCTGGCGGCGGGCTGGCTCGACCGGGTCGATCCGCACGGTTCGGCTGTGCGGATCACGGCGCTGTGA
- a CDS encoding ABC transporter substrate-binding protein, translated as MPGRQSRRSVLATIAALPLAGALSACGSGGGDTRSGGTSSTGRTVNSRNGRNGGKTRITFWSALRGSQEVVDAFNRGHAGIQVDFQQIPSGAQGGYAKLSNAARAGNAPDVATIEYPQVPGFAIDGVCRDVTGLVSDRLRARLLPQALELTTFEKRVFSVPLDIEPMVLHYRTDLFERYGLTVPGTWEDFEDAARTVRRRSGERRMALFPTDGDTHLAAFAWQAGAQWFDTAGGAWNVSLADAPTRRVSAFWQRLTDQDLVFMNAVESRHSDVQIGNGLVLSRLSGAWDAGAQMKARPGQKGRWALAPIPQWDPGDPGVGTHGGSTFAVTKDSAHPEAAMEFIEWQVSHPDALRARLSSGASSQYPAAPGLVEVGRQAFDRAYYGGQDIYSLFEQEAHKIRPGWIWGPRMTATGKLMKDGLARASGGQGSIIGAVRAAQEGTMPDLKALGLSTTRRST; from the coding sequence ATGCCCGGTCGACAGAGCCGTCGATCCGTGCTCGCCACGATCGCCGCACTCCCTCTCGCGGGCGCGCTCAGCGCCTGCGGGAGCGGTGGCGGGGACACACGATCGGGCGGTACGAGCAGTACCGGCAGGACCGTGAACAGCAGGAACGGCAGGAACGGCGGGAAGACACGGATCACCTTCTGGTCCGCGCTGCGGGGCAGTCAGGAGGTCGTCGACGCGTTCAACCGCGGACACGCCGGCATCCAGGTCGACTTCCAGCAGATCCCCTCGGGGGCGCAGGGCGGCTACGCCAAGCTCAGCAACGCGGCCCGGGCCGGCAACGCCCCGGACGTCGCCACCATCGAATACCCCCAGGTGCCCGGCTTCGCCATCGACGGGGTCTGCCGCGACGTCACCGGCCTCGTCAGCGACCGGCTGCGCGCGAGACTGCTGCCGCAGGCGCTGGAGCTGACGACCTTCGAGAAGCGTGTGTTCAGCGTCCCGCTCGACATAGAACCGATGGTGCTGCACTACCGCACCGACCTCTTCGAGCGGTACGGACTGACCGTCCCGGGCACCTGGGAGGACTTCGAGGACGCGGCAAGGACCGTACGCCGCAGGAGCGGTGAGCGCCGGATGGCCCTCTTCCCCACGGACGGCGACACCCATCTCGCGGCGTTCGCGTGGCAGGCCGGCGCGCAGTGGTTCGACACGGCCGGCGGGGCCTGGAACGTCTCGCTGGCCGACGCGCCGACCCGCCGGGTCTCCGCGTTCTGGCAACGGCTCACCGATCAGGACCTGGTCTTCATGAACGCGGTGGAGAGCCGGCACAGCGACGTCCAGATCGGCAACGGCCTGGTGCTCAGCAGGCTCAGCGGCGCGTGGGACGCGGGTGCCCAGATGAAGGCCCGCCCCGGCCAGAAGGGCAGGTGGGCCCTCGCGCCGATCCCCCAGTGGGACCCGGGCGACCCCGGCGTGGGGACGCACGGCGGCTCGACGTTCGCCGTCACCAAGGACAGCGCCCACCCCGAGGCCGCGATGGAGTTCATCGAATGGCAGGTCTCGCACCCCGACGCCCTCCGCGCCCGGCTCTCCAGCGGGGCCAGCAGCCAGTACCCCGCTGCCCCCGGACTCGTCGAGGTGGGCCGCCAGGCGTTCGACCGCGCCTACTACGGCGGCCAGGACATCTACAGCCTCTTCGAGCAGGAGGCCCACAAGATCCGTCCGGGCTGGATCTGGGGGCCCCGGATGACGGCGACCGGCAAGCTCATGAAGGACGGACTGGCCCGGGCGAGCGGAGGCCAGGGCTCCATCATCGGAGCGGTCCGGGCGGCGCAGGAGGGCACCATGCCGGACCTGAAGGCCCTCGGTCTCTCGACCACCCGGCGCTCCACCTGA
- a CDS encoding substrate-binding domain-containing protein gives MREPVELRRKRILAVVHARGSVKVSSLATELAVSAVTLRRDVEELALAGMLRRGHGVVRPMEDAERTETVPAARGEGSGGDGGAVALVVPERHSYLYETLHGARTALEEAGIRITLRIAPQAAGAERPQVERALVAGVRGLLIAPRWRSAAVEEADYGWLSAIGVPTVLMERRARPGSALHALDSVCSDHWYGIHLAVDHLVSLGHRRLVLAARNDSPTARAIRTAFADIAAARPEVEDWSVVLSSPTAGPGDGPQEAAPDLAALVRERGITGAVLHGDEDALMLVQRLAESGIRVPRDCSVVAYDDVVAALGTTSLSAVAPPRADIGRAAAELMLHRLGHPAGTTGPVRRIELLPRLEVRGSTRRLTAPEN, from the coding sequence ATGCGGGAGCCGGTCGAGCTGAGGCGCAAACGCATACTCGCGGTGGTGCACGCGCGGGGCTCGGTCAAGGTGAGTTCGCTCGCCACCGAGCTCGCCGTCTCGGCGGTCACGCTGCGGCGGGACGTCGAGGAACTCGCCCTGGCGGGGATGCTGAGGCGCGGGCACGGGGTGGTGCGCCCCATGGAGGACGCGGAGCGGACGGAGACGGTGCCCGCCGCCCGGGGTGAGGGGTCCGGCGGGGACGGCGGCGCCGTGGCCCTGGTCGTCCCGGAGCGGCATTCGTACCTCTACGAGACCCTGCACGGCGCCAGGACCGCCCTGGAGGAGGCCGGGATCCGGATCACCCTGCGTATCGCCCCGCAGGCGGCCGGAGCCGAACGGCCTCAGGTGGAAAGGGCCCTGGTTGCGGGGGTGCGCGGACTGCTGATCGCTCCGCGGTGGCGCAGCGCGGCCGTCGAGGAGGCGGATTACGGCTGGCTCTCGGCGATCGGGGTGCCGACCGTCCTGATGGAGCGGCGCGCCCGGCCCGGCAGCGCACTCCACGCCCTGGACTCGGTGTGTTCCGACCACTGGTACGGAATCCATCTGGCCGTGGACCACCTGGTGTCGCTCGGCCACCGGCGCCTGGTGCTCGCCGCCCGGAACGACAGCCCCACGGCGCGTGCGATTCGGACGGCCTTCGCCGACATCGCGGCGGCCCGTCCCGAGGTGGAGGACTGGTCGGTGGTCCTCAGTTCCCCGACGGCGGGCCCGGGGGACGGCCCCCAGGAGGCCGCACCCGACCTCGCGGCGCTCGTGCGGGAGCGCGGGATCACCGGCGCCGTCCTGCACGGCGACGAGGACGCCCTCATGCTGGTCCAGCGGCTGGCGGAGAGCGGGATACGGGTGCCGAGGGACTGCTCCGTGGTGGCGTACGACGACGTGGTCGCGGCCCTGGGCACCACCTCGTTGAGCGCTGTCGCCCCGCCCCGGGCGGACATCGGGCGGGCGGCCGCGGAGCTGATGCTGCACCGGCTGGGGCATCCGGCCGGCACGACGGGTCCGGTGCGCAGGATCGAACTGCTGCCCCGCCTCGAAGTGCGGGGATCGACCAGGAGGTTGACGGCTCCGGAGAACTGA
- a CDS encoding carbohydrate ABC transporter permease, protein MTSATPVSVPADAPGAPARPSPRSPAEAAPASTRRSARRRELGACGVLMTPFFVLLVTVFLIPVATAVHLSFFSDDQPGLGFGPERTVFAGLRNYTAVLADPTFLGGLGIVALYCLVYIPLMVIGALVLALLLDSGVVRLRGTVQLSLFLPHAVPGIIAALIWLYLYTPGISPVIGLLAEADITVDFLGVHTVLPSIVNIALWSNLGYNMVVFYAALQAVPREVIEAAVVDGAGPVRTALRVKAPLVRSSIVMVAMFTLIFALQLFTEPMLLSQSTPMINSRFSPSMYIYDAAFTRNNYGLAAAASVILLLCTIALSYGVTRWTNRSDAEEGAR, encoded by the coding sequence TTGACCAGCGCCACCCCCGTGTCCGTCCCGGCGGATGCCCCGGGCGCCCCCGCCCGGCCGTCACCGCGGAGTCCGGCCGAGGCAGCGCCCGCGTCCACCCGCAGGTCCGCCAGGCGGCGTGAACTCGGCGCCTGCGGCGTCCTGATGACGCCCTTCTTCGTCCTCCTGGTGACCGTCTTCCTGATCCCGGTGGCCACCGCCGTCCACCTGAGCTTCTTCAGCGACGACCAGCCGGGGCTCGGCTTCGGCCCGGAACGCACGGTCTTCGCCGGGTTGCGCAACTACACCGCCGTACTGGCCGACCCGACCTTCCTCGGCGGGCTCGGCATCGTCGCCCTGTACTGCCTGGTCTACATCCCGCTGATGGTGATCGGCGCGCTCGTGCTCGCGCTGCTCCTGGACTCCGGCGTGGTCCGGCTCCGGGGCACCGTCCAGCTCTCGCTCTTCCTGCCGCACGCCGTGCCGGGCATCATCGCCGCCCTGATCTGGCTGTACCTCTACACCCCCGGCATCAGCCCGGTGATCGGCCTGCTCGCCGAGGCCGACATCACGGTCGACTTCCTCGGGGTGCACACCGTGCTCCCGTCCATCGTGAACATCGCACTGTGGAGCAACCTGGGCTACAACATGGTCGTCTTCTACGCCGCACTGCAGGCCGTGCCGCGCGAGGTGATCGAGGCGGCGGTCGTCGACGGCGCGGGCCCGGTCCGCACGGCGCTGCGGGTCAAGGCCCCGCTGGTGCGGTCGTCGATCGTGATGGTCGCGATGTTCACCCTGATCTTCGCGCTCCAGCTCTTCACCGAGCCGATGCTGCTGAGTCAGTCCACCCCGATGATCAACTCCCGGTTCTCACCCAGCATGTACATCTACGACGCCGCCTTCACCCGCAACAACTACGGCCTCGCGGCGGCTGCCTCGGTCATCCTGCTGCTGTGCACGATCGCCCTCTCCTACGGCGTCACCCGCTGGACCAACCGCTCCGACGCCGAGGAGGGTGCCCGATAA
- a CDS encoding DUF350 domain-containing protein, which translates to MTDIINGLGRATAYGALGVVLLVLGIFLIDALTPGKLGRQIWEERNRNAAVLLSSALVGIGGIVFTSIWTTYEDFGKGLVSTAAFGLLGLVMMAVAFLVVDLVTPGKLGATLVEREPHPAVWVTAACNLAVSAIVSASIA; encoded by the coding sequence ATGACTGACATCATCAACGGCCTCGGCCGTGCCACCGCATACGGGGCCCTCGGCGTCGTACTGCTCGTTCTCGGAATCTTTCTGATCGACGCCCTCACCCCGGGCAAGCTCGGGCGCCAGATATGGGAGGAGCGCAACCGCAACGCCGCGGTACTCCTGAGTTCGGCGCTCGTGGGAATCGGCGGCATCGTGTTCACGTCGATCTGGACGACCTACGAGGACTTCGGCAAGGGGCTCGTCTCGACCGCCGCCTTCGGGTTGCTCGGGCTCGTCATGATGGCCGTCGCCTTCCTCGTCGTCGACCTCGTGACGCCCGGGAAACTGGGTGCCACGCTGGTGGAGCGGGAACCGCACCCTGCGGTGTGGGTCACCGCGGCCTGCAACCTGGCGGTGTCCGCCATCGTGTCGGCGTCGATCGCCTGA
- a CDS encoding carbohydrate ABC transporter permease, translated as MSAPTASRTASPLRPRLLGRSVVNLVVFVSVLYTLLPVLWLVLASAKDRDALFSSNILSLGDFSFVRNMKDLFAIDGGLYGRWYANSLLYAVVGAALGALISVACGYAFDKYRFAHKEKLFGTVLAAVMVPQTVLALPLYLMASGAGLVNTFWAVFIPVLFNPFGVYLGRIFSQGYVPDEVLEAARMDGAGELTAYFRVALRMLGPGLVTVFLFQLTAIWNNFFLPMVMLSDQDLYPVSLGLYTWNSAASVSPEYYPVVIMGSLLAVLPLILAFALLQRFWRSGLTAGAVK; from the coding sequence ATGAGCGCGCCGACCGCATCCCGCACCGCCTCACCCCTGCGTCCCCGCCTGCTGGGGCGCTCCGTCGTGAACCTCGTGGTGTTCGTGTCCGTGCTCTACACCCTGCTGCCCGTCCTCTGGCTGGTGCTCGCCTCCGCCAAGGACCGGGACGCGCTGTTCAGCAGCAACATCCTGTCGCTGGGCGACTTCTCCTTCGTACGGAACATGAAGGACCTCTTCGCCATCGACGGCGGGCTGTACGGGCGCTGGTACGCCAACAGCCTGCTGTACGCGGTCGTCGGGGCCGCGCTCGGCGCGCTGATCAGCGTCGCGTGCGGCTACGCCTTCGACAAGTACCGCTTCGCGCACAAGGAGAAGCTGTTCGGGACGGTCCTGGCGGCCGTGATGGTGCCGCAGACGGTGCTCGCCCTGCCGCTCTACCTGATGGCGTCCGGCGCCGGGCTGGTGAACACCTTCTGGGCGGTCTTCATCCCTGTCCTGTTCAACCCCTTCGGGGTCTACCTCGGCCGGATCTTCAGCCAGGGATACGTGCCGGACGAGGTGCTGGAAGCCGCACGGATGGACGGCGCGGGCGAGCTGACCGCCTACTTCCGGGTGGCGCTCCGCATGCTGGGACCCGGACTGGTCACCGTGTTCCTGTTCCAGCTCACCGCCATCTGGAACAACTTCTTCCTGCCCATGGTGATGCTCTCCGACCAGGACCTCTATCCGGTCAGCCTCGGCCTCTACACCTGGAACAGCGCGGCGTCCGTGTCGCCCGAGTACTACCCCGTGGTGATCATGGGTTCGCTTCTCGCGGTGCTGCCGCTGATCCTCGCCTTCGCCCTGCTCCAGCGTTTCTGGCGCTCCGGACTGACGGCGGGCGCCGTCAAGTAG
- a CDS encoding sulfite exporter TauE/SafE family protein produces MDTITLWQLAALAAASTLVGFSKTAVSGANTISLAVFAAVLPARESTGVLLPILIAGDTLAVLVYRRHAHWPTLLRLFPAVAVGVVAGTVFMMWADDAAVRTSIGAILLFMAGVTVWRRRARPEVATKEDASGPTRVGRLKARSYGVLGGFTTMVANAGGPVMSLYLLSAGFRKLGFLGTSAWFFLIVNTSKVPFSVGLGLIDAQSLLLDAALVLFVIPGAYLGRACVGRIDQQLFDRIVIGATVLGGLQLLLV; encoded by the coding sequence ATGGACACCATCACACTCTGGCAACTGGCCGCGCTCGCGGCGGCATCCACGCTCGTCGGCTTCTCCAAGACCGCCGTCAGCGGTGCCAACACGATCAGCCTCGCCGTCTTCGCCGCCGTGCTCCCGGCACGCGAATCGACCGGTGTGCTGCTCCCGATCCTGATCGCGGGCGACACGCTCGCCGTGCTCGTCTACCGCCGTCACGCCCATTGGCCGACCCTGCTGCGGCTCTTTCCCGCCGTCGCCGTGGGCGTCGTGGCGGGCACCGTCTTCATGATGTGGGCCGACGACGCCGCAGTACGCACCTCGATCGGTGCGATCCTGCTCTTCATGGCCGGGGTCACCGTGTGGCGACGGCGGGCGCGCCCCGAGGTGGCCACCAAGGAGGACGCTTCCGGCCCCACGCGCGTCGGGCGCCTCAAAGCCCGCTCGTACGGGGTGCTCGGGGGGTTCACCACCATGGTCGCCAACGCGGGCGGCCCCGTGATGTCCCTCTACCTGCTGTCCGCCGGCTTCCGGAAGCTGGGCTTCCTCGGGACGTCCGCGTGGTTCTTCCTCATCGTCAACACGTCCAAGGTCCCCTTCAGTGTCGGACTCGGCCTCATCGACGCGCAGTCGCTCCTGCTCGACGCCGCCCTCGTGCTGTTCGTCATCCCGGGCGCGTACCTCGGCCGGGCCTGCGTCGGCCGGATCGATCAGCAGCTCTTCGACCGGATCGTGATCGGAGCCACCGTCCTGGGCGGCCTCCAGCTGCTGCTCGTCTGA
- a CDS encoding DUF309 domain-containing protein, translating to MEESRRDRDEEGRARNARPRDGLGRPLPYGTEGVERQPEGVVRSPAETVREAQRLLDSGMPFHAHEVFEDAWKSGPDAERELWRGLAQMAVGLTHSARGNAAGGARLLRRGAGAVEAFREAEPHGIGVGGLIRWALELAGRVDPGTGGSGVPGDGGVQVVDAAAEAPWLRRGDRPGK from the coding sequence GTGGAAGAATCGCGCAGGGACCGTGACGAGGAAGGACGGGCGCGCAACGCGCGCCCCCGGGACGGACTGGGGCGCCCCCTCCCCTACGGCACCGAGGGTGTGGAGCGGCAGCCCGAAGGCGTGGTCCGCTCCCCCGCCGAGACGGTGCGGGAGGCGCAGCGGCTGCTGGACTCGGGGATGCCCTTCCACGCCCACGAGGTCTTCGAGGACGCCTGGAAGTCGGGGCCGGACGCCGAGCGCGAGCTGTGGCGGGGCCTCGCGCAGATGGCGGTGGGCCTCACACATTCCGCTCGGGGCAACGCGGCAGGCGGGGCGCGGCTGTTGAGGCGCGGGGCGGGGGCTGTCGAGGCGTTCCGGGAGGCCGAACCGCACGGGATCGGGGTGGGCGGGCTGATCCGCTGGGCACTGGAACTGGCGGGACGGGTGGACCCGGGGACGGGTGGGTCCGGGGTGCCGGGGGACGGGGGCGTACAGGTCGTGGACGCGGCGGCGGAAGCTCCCTGGTTGCGACGGGGAGACCGGCCCGGGAAGTGA